One bacterium genomic region harbors:
- a CDS encoding DUF3604 domain-containing protein — DMPLMEGDRHLKWVNGFKRTKTLWPEVQRITAEYYQPGRFVTFPSWEWHSSFYGDYCILFPDDRSDLIILKDLSDLKKFALEKKALLIPHHPGYRQGHRGANLDYLDESVSPVLEIYSEHGNAEQPNAPFPYIRHSLGGCWSKNSLQHALASGKRIGVIASTDDHLGYPGAYGEGLAAVWARDLSRESILEAIKKRRTYGVSGDRIRLDFRLNNHYMGEAIPFAREREGTIRVNGWDALDRVEILKNNQVIQRNFPCDRTVYASCWDHPLLLRIEFGWGPWAAMDLPRICDWYFHIKISGGTLLDVYPCFQSGPFSEEKRNLIKNKTAAGCSVQSYTSRSDAFAENPTNAVVLRLSGNSETRISLTVQQPQSYSFEKSLAEFAQHNEVLFTGPFPAESLRIQSLVFSAHYQTEFNFSDRADRGEVHWYYVRVLQKNGQLAWSSPVWVEKS, encoded by the coding sequence GACATGCCGCTGATGGAAGGCGACCGACACCTCAAATGGGTGAACGGCTTCAAGAGGACAAAGACGCTCTGGCCCGAGGTTCAGCGGATCACCGCAGAGTACTATCAGCCGGGCCGCTTTGTGACCTTTCCGAGCTGGGAGTGGCACTCGAGCTTTTACGGCGACTATTGCATCCTGTTTCCCGACGACCGCTCCGACCTGATCATCCTCAAAGACCTGTCGGATCTGAAAAAGTTCGCTCTGGAAAAAAAAGCGTTGCTGATCCCCCATCATCCCGGCTACCGTCAGGGACACCGGGGCGCCAACCTGGACTATTTGGATGAATCCGTCTCCCCGGTTCTCGAGATCTATTCAGAACACGGCAATGCGGAACAGCCGAACGCACCGTTCCCTTACATCCGGCATTCGTTGGGCGGTTGCTGGAGCAAAAACAGCCTGCAGCATGCGCTGGCCTCAGGCAAACGCATCGGCGTCATCGCCAGCACCGATGACCATCTCGGCTATCCGGGCGCTTATGGTGAAGGCTTGGCGGCCGTGTGGGCCCGGGACCTCTCCCGCGAATCAATACTGGAGGCGATCAAGAAACGGCGCACCTATGGAGTGAGTGGTGATCGCATTCGACTGGACTTTCGGCTGAACAACCACTATATGGGCGAAGCGATTCCCTTTGCACGAGAGAGAGAGGGGACGATCCGGGTCAACGGTTGGGATGCACTGGACCGCGTCGAAATTCTGAAAAACAACCAGGTTATCCAGCGAAATTTCCCCTGCGACCGGACCGTGTATGCGTCGTGCTGGGATCATCCGCTGCTGCTGCGCATCGAGTTCGGTTGGGGTCCCTGGGCTGCTATGGATCTCCCCAGAATCTGCGACTGGTACTTTCACATCAAAATATCAGGCGGCACTCTGCTCGATGTCTATCCCTGCTTTCAATCCGGCCCGTTCTCTGAGGAAAAAAGAAATCTGATAAAAAACAAAACAGCCGCCGGCTGCTCGGTTCAGTCCTACACCTCGCGCAGCGACGCCTTTGCGGAAAATCCCACCAACGCCGTGGTGCTGCGTCTCTCCGGGAATTCAGAAACCCGGATCTCCCTGACCGTACAACAGCCGCAGTCTTACTCGTTTGAAAAATCGCTGGCCGAATTCGCGCAGCACAACGAGGTCCTTTTCACCGGGCCGTTTCCAGCTGAATCCCTACGGATTCAATCGCTGGTGTTCTCGGCGCATTACCAGACCGAGTTTAATTTTAGCGACAGGGCGGATAGGGGTGAGGTCCATTGGTATTATGTGCGCGTGCTGCAAAAGAACGGTCAATTAGCCTGGTCCAGTCCGGTCTGGGTGGAAAAGAGCTGA